One part of the Macaca mulatta isolate MMU2019108-1 chromosome 6, T2T-MMU8v2.0, whole genome shotgun sequence genome encodes these proteins:
- the POLR3G gene encoding DNA-directed RNA polymerase III subunit RPC7 isoform X2, giving the protein MAGNKGRGRAAYTFNIEAVGFSKGEKLPDVVLKPPPLFPDTDYKPVPLKTGEGEEYMLALKQELRETMKRMPYFIETPEERQDIERYSKRYMKVYKEEWIPDWRRLPREMMPRNKCKKGPKPKKAKDAGKGTSLTNTADVLKKIEELEKRDDGEKSDEENEDKEGSKEKSKEGDDDDDDDAAEQEEYDEEEQEEENDYINSYFEDGDDFGADSDDNMDEATY; this is encoded by the exons ATGGCTGGGAATAAAGGAAGAGGACGTGCTGCTTATACCTTTAATATTGAGGCTGTTGGATTTAGCAAAGGCGAAAAGTTACCTGATGTAGTGTTGAAACCACCCCCACTATTTCCT GATACAGATTATAAACCAGTGCCACTGAAAACAGGAGAAGGTGAAGAATATATGCTGGCTTTGAAACAGGAGTTGagagaaacaatgaaaagaatgcCTTATTTTATTGAAACACCTGAAGAAAGACAAG atATTGAAAGGTATAGTAAAAGATACATGAAGGTATACAAGGAAGAATGGATACCAG ATTGGAGAAGACTTCCAAGAGAGATGATGccaagaaataaatgtaaaaaag GCCCAAAACCCAAAAAGGCAAAAGACGCAGGCAAAGGCACATCACTCACTAATACTGCAGATGTGTTGAAAAAAATTGAG GAATTGGAAAAAAGAGACGATGGTGAAAAatcagatgaggaaaatgaagataaagaaggcagcaaagagaaaagtaaagaagGTGATGATGACGATGACGATGATGCTGCAGAACAGGAGGAATATGATGAAGAAGAGCAAGAAGAG GAAAATGACTACATTAATTCATACTTTGAAGATGGAGATGATTTTGGCGCAGACAGTgatgacaacatggatgaagcaaCCTATTAG
- the POLR3G gene encoding DNA-directed RNA polymerase III subunit RPC7 isoform X1 → MAGNKGRGRAAYTFNIEAVGFSKGEKLPDVVLKPPPLFPDTDYKPVPLKTGEGEEYMLALKQELRETMKRMPYFIETPEERQDIERYSKRYMKVYKEEWIPDWRRLPREMMPRNKCKKAGPKPKKAKDAGKGTSLTNTADVLKKIEELEKRDDGEKSDEENEDKEGSKEKSKEGDDDDDDDAAEQEEYDEEEQEEENDYINSYFEDGDDFGADSDDNMDEATY, encoded by the exons ATGGCTGGGAATAAAGGAAGAGGACGTGCTGCTTATACCTTTAATATTGAGGCTGTTGGATTTAGCAAAGGCGAAAAGTTACCTGATGTAGTGTTGAAACCACCCCCACTATTTCCT GATACAGATTATAAACCAGTGCCACTGAAAACAGGAGAAGGTGAAGAATATATGCTGGCTTTGAAACAGGAGTTGagagaaacaatgaaaagaatgcCTTATTTTATTGAAACACCTGAAGAAAGACAAG atATTGAAAGGTATAGTAAAAGATACATGAAGGTATACAAGGAAGAATGGATACCAG ATTGGAGAAGACTTCCAAGAGAGATGATGccaagaaataaatgtaaaaaag CAGGCCCAAAACCCAAAAAGGCAAAAGACGCAGGCAAAGGCACATCACTCACTAATACTGCAGATGTGTTGAAAAAAATTGAG GAATTGGAAAAAAGAGACGATGGTGAAAAatcagatgaggaaaatgaagataaagaaggcagcaaagagaaaagtaaagaagGTGATGATGACGATGACGATGATGCTGCAGAACAGGAGGAATATGATGAAGAAGAGCAAGAAGAG GAAAATGACTACATTAATTCATACTTTGAAGATGGAGATGATTTTGGCGCAGACAGTgatgacaacatggatgaagcaaCCTATTAG
- the POLR3G gene encoding DNA-directed RNA polymerase III subunit RPC7 isoform X3, with product MAGNKGRGRAAYTFNIEAVGFSKGEKLPDVVLKPPPLFPDTDYKPVPLKTGEGEEYMLALKQELRETMKRMPYFIETPEERQDIERYSKRYMKVYKEEWIPAGPKPKKAKDAGKGTSLTNTADVLKKIEELEKRDDGEKSDEENEDKEGSKEKSKEGDDDDDDDAAEQEEYDEEEQEEENDYINSYFEDGDDFGADSDDNMDEATY from the exons ATGGCTGGGAATAAAGGAAGAGGACGTGCTGCTTATACCTTTAATATTGAGGCTGTTGGATTTAGCAAAGGCGAAAAGTTACCTGATGTAGTGTTGAAACCACCCCCACTATTTCCT GATACAGATTATAAACCAGTGCCACTGAAAACAGGAGAAGGTGAAGAATATATGCTGGCTTTGAAACAGGAGTTGagagaaacaatgaaaagaatgcCTTATTTTATTGAAACACCTGAAGAAAGACAAG atATTGAAAGGTATAGTAAAAGATACATGAAGGTATACAAGGAAGAATGGATACCAG CAGGCCCAAAACCCAAAAAGGCAAAAGACGCAGGCAAAGGCACATCACTCACTAATACTGCAGATGTGTTGAAAAAAATTGAG GAATTGGAAAAAAGAGACGATGGTGAAAAatcagatgaggaaaatgaagataaagaaggcagcaaagagaaaagtaaagaagGTGATGATGACGATGACGATGATGCTGCAGAACAGGAGGAATATGATGAAGAAGAGCAAGAAGAG GAAAATGACTACATTAATTCATACTTTGAAGATGGAGATGATTTTGGCGCAGACAGTgatgacaacatggatgaagcaaCCTATTAG